The region CAAAACAGTCGAAGAACAGCAGCAGTAAGCTACCTGCAAAGGTCCGCTCTTCCTGATTGCTTGCCTAAAGCCTCAGGGAAGTATAAAAACAGCAACAGCCGGCACCATGGTGCCGGCTGTTGTTTCTTAAAGCAGGAGGCCTACCCCTACCAAAAGATAATGTAAACGGCTGCCAGTACAAATATGATGGCGGTTGCCGTAACGTTAAAGATACTGTCCGTTTTAAATAAGGCTTTGTCCACGGCCACGGTATATTCCGGATACCTGCCCTTCACGTTGTTCTCATATAGCGAATAGCCCACCATCAGCAGGGAGAGCAGCAGGAACACCAGCCCCATCTGGTCCAGGAACGGCATGGTTGGGAAGGTGAGGTCGATGATAATGCTGAACGGCACGGAGGCGATGGCCGTAGCCAGGGCCGCGTTGGAGGTAGCGCGCTTCCAGAACAGGCCGAACACGAACAGCACCACAATGCCCGGGCTCACATAACCGGTATACTTCTGGATGAACTGGAAGATCTGCTCCTCGCCACCCAAAAGCGGCTCAGCCACGAGCACGGCAATAATGATAGCGATCAGGCTGACTAAGCGGCCTACGGTTACCATCTGCGTCTCGGAGGCATCCTTTTTCAGGTGAGATTTATAGATATCCATGGTAAAGATCGTAGCCGTGGAGTTCATCATCGAGCTCAGGGAAGAAAGGGCGGCAGCGATCAGGGCAGCGAAAGCAAGGCCCTTCAGCCCGGTTGGCACCAGGTTGCCCAGCAGCCAGGGGTATGCCTCGTCGTAGCGGCTGATCTCAGCGTTCAGCGCAAAGGCGGCTATACCCGGAATTACCACTACCAACGGAATCAACAGCTTCAGGAAGGCGGCAAACACCAGGCCCCACTGCACTTCCTTCACGCTTTTGGCGGCCAGGGCACGCTGTATAATGTACTGGTTAAAGCCCCAGTAGCTGATGTTGGCAATCCACATGCCGCCAAACAGAACGGTCATGCCGGGCAGGTCCTTATAGAACGGGTTTTCTTCCGACAGGATCATGTCGAACTTCTCGGGCACCTGCTCCAGCAGCATCCCCATCCCTTTCAAAGGACCATCGCCCCCGCTCACGGCATCCAGTGCCAGGTACGTAGTCACCAGACCACCCAGGATCAGGAATATAACCTGTATCACGTCCGTCCAGGCCACGGCCTTCAGGCCACCATAGATGGAGTAGGACACCGCCACCACAGCCAGGCCGATAATAGCATAGGTTGTGCTGACGCCCAGCACCACGCTCAGCGCCAGCGCCGACAGGTAGAGCACCGTGGTCAGGTTCACGAAGATATAGAGCATGATCCAGAAGATGGCCAGGCTGGTGCGGATGCGATCATCGTAACGCAGTTTCAGGAACTGCGGCATCGTAAAGATACCTTCCTTTATATAGATCGGAAGGAAGAACTTCGCCACAATGATAAGGGTGGCAGCCGCCATAAACTCGTAGCTGGCAATGCCCAACCCAATCGCGAAGCCCGAGCCGGACATACCGATAAACTGCTCGGCCGAGATGTTGGAAGCGATCAGCGAGGCCCCGATAGCCCACCACGGCAGTGATTTACTAGCCAGGAAGTAGTCGGTGGCATTTTTGGTGTGTCCCTTTTTCTCGCGGGACACCCAAATGCCGACGGCAATAATGAGCAGGCAGTAGCCTATGAATACGATAAAGTCGAGTGTAGAAAAATTCATCGAGTTACAGTTTTGGGAGAGCTAATATATAGATTAGCTCTGATTTATACTTACTTCTCTCTTATTTTCTAAAAGAGGTAATTGCTGGAAGCCACCCGCCCTGTACTTAGAACGAATGGCTTTTGCGGCGCTCGCTTCTACTTTAGCGCACCAGGCCGCGGAGCAGGTTGGCGGCCGCCTCCGGGGTGATGTCGCGCTGCGGGTTGCCCATCATCTCGTAGCCCACCATAAATTTCTTCACGGTGGCTGAGCGCAACAACGGCGGGTAAAAGTGCATGTGGAAGTGCCAGCCCGGGTACGCCTGCCCGTCGGTCGGGCTTTGGTGGATGCCCGAGGAGTACGGGAACGACACACCGAACACACGGTCGTAGGCGGCGGTGAGGCATTTGATGATTTGGGCATAGCCGTCCTTCTCCTCGTCTGTCATCTGCCCGATGTGCTGGAAGTGGCGTCGGCTGATGATGATCGTCTCGAAGGGCCACACGGCCCAGAAAGGCACCAGCGCCACGAAGTGCTCATTCTCCGCCACTACCCGCTCGCGCGTCTCCAGTTCCAGGGCCACGTAATCGGCCAGCAGGCTGCGGCCGTGCTTTTCAAAGTATAGTCCCTGCTGCGTTGTCTCCTTGGCAGGCTCCACGGGCACCGTGCCCTGCGCCCAGATCTGGCCGTGCGGGTGCGGGTTGCTACAACCCATGATAGCGCCCTTGTTCTCGAAAATCTGCACGTAGTTGATGAAATCGCGGCTGCCCAACTCAGCATACTCCTGCTGCCACAGGTCCACCACCTGGCGGATGTCGCTCGCCTCCATGTCGGCTAGCGTGAGGTCGTGGCGGGGCGAGAAGCAGATCACCCGGCAGATACCGCGCTCGCTCTCAGCCCGGATCAGATCACCCACCACATAAGCCCCCTCGGGCGCGGAGGCCTGCAGCGCGCCGAAGTCGTTATCGAACACATAGGTAGCCTCGTAAGCGGGGTTCTGCTCGCCGCCCGCGCGCGTATTGGTCGGGCACAGGTAGCAGCCGGGGTCATAGGCGGGGCGGGTGTCGCAGCTTTGCTCCTCCTGCTGCCCCTGCCACGGGCGCTTGGCCCGGTGCGGCGACACCAGCACCCACTCGCCGGTGAGCGGGTTGTATCTTCTGTGCGGATGCTCCGCTAAATCAAACGTAGACATGGCTTCTTTTATAGGTTGATGCCCGAAAAGGGCATTTATACTTTATACTTGAGCTTGCGATCTACTCCTAATTATGAAGGAGCAAACCCAAATAGGTTGGTTAAGCCGTTGCTGCTGGCCTCCAAGATCCTTCCAGGATGACAAAAAACGCAGATCTTAACGTCCCTGCCCTCCCGGGAGGAGCAGGAGTGGGTTAATCGCTACTTGAGGTGTTATACCTGGCTCAGCTACACCAGGCTGCTGCCATCCACGATCTCGGCCACGTAGGTTTTCAGGTGGATGCCGAACTGTAGCTTGTAGGCTTCCTCCATTTGCTTTATGAACTCCTGCAGGGCGTCCAGTTTCACGATGTTGATGGTGCAGCCGCCGAAACCCCCGCCCATCATGCGGGCACCTAGCACGCTCTCCATATCCCTGGCCTGATCCACCAGGAAGTCCAGTTCCGGGCAACTCACCTCATAATCGTGTTGCAGGCCGCGGTGCGAGGCGTACATCTTTTCGCCAAAGGTTTTCATGTTGCCTTGCTCCAGCGCCTGGCAAGCCTCCTCCACACGGATGTTCTCGTGCACCACGTAGGTGCAGCGCTTGTATACGGCCGACTCGAACTCCTCCTGGTGCAGCTCCAGCATCGGCACCGTCACATCGCGCAGGCTCTTTACCTGCGGGTAGTGCCGCTGCAGCAGCGTCACGCCTGCCTCGCACTCCTGGCGGCGGGTATTATACTCCGAGGAGGCCAGGTTATGCTTCACCTGCGTGTCGCAGAGCACGATGCGGTAATCGGCCATTTCGAGGTGGTAGTAGTCAAAGTCGAGGGAGCGGCAGTCGAGCTTCACGGCATGGTCCTGGCGGCCATACATGCTGGCGAACTGGTCCATGATGCCGCACTTCACGCCCGCGTACTCGTGCTCGGCCAGCTGCGCCATCTTCACCAGCTCAAACCTTGGGATTTTGTAGCCAAAGATATGGTTTAACGCATAAGCCAAGCCACACTCCACGGCCGCCGAAGATGAAAGCCCCGCCCCGATCGGAATGTTGCCGCCATACACCAGGTCGAAGCCCTTCACCTCGTAGTTGGCTTTCTGCAGCTGCGCAATCACGCCCAACAGGTAATTAGCCCAGCTTATGCCGGATGGCTGCACCTGGCCCAGGTCGAACGCTGCCTCCTGCTGCAGGTCGTAGGCGTACGCGCGGAAGGTGTTGGTGTTGTTAGGCGCCACGGCAAAGTAGATCTCCTTGTTGATAGCGGCCGGCAGCACAAAGCCACCGTTATAGTCGGTGTGCTCGCCGATCAGGTTCACCCGCCCCGGGGAACGCACTACCAACGGGTCCTGCCCGTACAGTTCCTTGAATTTATCTTTAATCTCTTGTAACATCTTTGTAAGTATGGCTTTAGCTTGGAGGGTACTAGTAGCTCTCCTATCCCCGAATGGGTAATTTACAACGTATATTCTATTTTACCTCTTTAACGGCCTCCAAAGTATAACTCCCGGCCACCAGGCCTTCTGCCTGCGCCTGTACTTTGAGTATGCCTACCTGCTTTCCGGCTTTTACAAGTATGGCGGCAATGCCGGCTTCTGCCTCTACCACCTCTGTGCCTACTAGCGCAGCATCACCTTCTACAGCAAAGCGTACTGTATTCACGGCGTCCGGTACTACCGTTCCATGTGCATCGGCTACGCTGGCGTATACAAATACCGCATCGTTTACGCCAGCCTGCAGCTTTTTGCCGCTGTAATCCGCATGAAGTATGAGTTTTGCCGGCTTGCCGGGAGTCTTCTGCGCGTGTGTGGCTGCTGTGCTGTTGTTTATGTAGCCGATGGCTGTTAAAGTACCTGCCTCATACCTGGGCACCTCAAAGGTGAACGGCGGGTGTGGCAGGTGCGTAGAGTTCCTGTCCTGGTCAGGCTGCTGGCGCGCGATGGTTTTGCCGTTCAGTTGCAGTTCCACCTCCTCGCAGTTGCTGTATACTTTCACGGTCATTAATTCCGGGTCGTTCCAGTAATTGGCGATAAACACCATCGGCTTATGGAAGACAGCATGCTTATCCAGGTCAGGACCGGCCTGGCTCTGGTAGAAATAGTAGGCAAACTTGGGCAGGCGCACAATATCCATGATGCCGGAGGCCTCTATATCATCGGCGTAGCCGCGCTTGTAGTCGAACATCAGCCAGTTGGCATCGCCTACGGCAGGGCCTTGCAGGTTGCTGTTGTGAGCCTCCTGGTAGTTGAGGGCCTGCTGCAGCAAGCGCTTCTGCCCGAATCCGCGCAACTGGCGGCTGGTGCGCTCCTCCTCTTTCAGGTTAGCAAACGCTTTCTGGTTAAAGCCGGCGTTCTGCGCATAGTACTCCCAGTCGCCATACTCGGCAATGAGCAGCGGTTTGTCTTTGCCATACTTGTTCCAGTAGTCGGGGGCCTTGGCGTGCTGGCGGGCCGGGATGAACACGTCGTATACCTCATCCAGCCATCCGCAAGTATAAATGTGGTCGAACGGCAGCTCCTCGTGCACTGCCTGGTGGGCCTGCTGCATAAACGCCTCCGTCATACCCGATTCGTTCAGCGAGGCCTCCCAAAGTATAACCGAGGTATAATTGCGGTCGCGCCGCACCATGTCGCGCACGTCCTGTAAGGTGTTTTTCTGAAACCCGGCATCCCCGAAGAACTGCCAGCCCGGCAGGGCATCCATTGTCAGCAGCCCCAGTTCATCGCAGGCTTCCATAAACGCGGGCGCCTGCGGGTAGTGCGACAAGCGCACGAAGTTGAAGCCGGCCTCCTTTATTTTGTAAGCATCGCGGTAGTTGGCGTTATCAGAAAGGGCGTAGCCGAGGTAGGGGTACTCCTGGTGACGGTTGGTGCCGCGCAGGTATAGCTTCTCGCCATTCAGGTAAAAGCCGTCTTTGGCAAAGCGGAAAGTCTTAACACCCGTTTTTATACGTTGCTGATCGAGCACCTTGCCGTCCTGCAGCAATTCCACGACCAAAGTATACAAGTATGGCGCATCCGGCGACCATAGATTGGGATTGGTAATGTTTATACTTTGCCTGAACGTCCCGAAAGCGCCTGGCTGCACGGCCATACTTTCAGAGAGTGCCTCCCCTACTTTGTGGCCGCTGCTGTCCGCCAGTATAATCCGGACCTGCGCCTCCCGCGACCCGGCATGGTCATTTTTCACCTCCGTCTGCACCTGCAGGGTGGCAGCCTGTTTGCTTACGTCCCCGTAGCGCAGCAGCACGCCGCCACCGGCCACGCGGTTGGCAGCCACGGCATCGGAAATGTGCAGTTTGTCTTTAGTGACCAAGTAAGCGTTGCGGTAGATGCCACTGTAGTAGTTAAAATCCAGGTCGGCCAAGGGTTTGCCGGGAGCTACTTTAGAGTTGTCCTCGTTGTTGAGTTTCACCAGCACCACATTCTCCTGGCCATACGTGGCATGGTCTGAAATATCTACATAAAACGGCAGGTAGCCGCCCAGGTGGCGGAAAATGTGCCGCCCGTTCAGGTATACATCGGCCACCTGCATGGCGGCCTCGAACTTCAGGGCGATGTGTTTCCCTTTATCGGCTGCCGGCAGGTTAAACGATTTGCGGTAGAAAGCGATGCCCTGCCACTGCTGCGCTGTTTTCAGGATAGGCTCCAGGCGGGCCGTGTGCGGCAGCGATACCTGCTCCCATGTCAGCCTGTGCTGCCCGGCAAAAACCGCTGCTGAGTCCACGTCCCGCACAAACTCCCAGTCGTCGTTGAAGCGCTGCATCGAAAGTGCAGCTGTTGCAGCTTGTTTACCAGAGATGCTTCTGCAGCCGGCCACTAGCAGCGCGCCGCAAATACAGACGAGCTGGAACAGGCGGAAAAATTCAGTTTTAGGCAAATCAGGCATTATGGCTTGGCTTAAGGGTTCGGGTAGCTTGTTTTAAGGTGATATCTTAGCGTATGATTTTCTATAACTCCTGCGCCTCTCCTGCGGGCAGACCGTCGGTCTTGTAAATGTATAAAAAAAATCAGAGCCGCGTGCAGGTACACGCAGCGTTTAGATCAACTTCTAACGCCTTGTTGCCGGTTTCGCCATAGGGGTGATCCTACCTAATCCGAAAAAAAGCAACTCTCGTACAACAAGCCGCTTTTGGCGCCTTCGGATAAAAAAGTAACTTCACTTCCTATACTTTCCACGCTAACTGCTAACCTCATGCCCTTCCGAATATGTGTATACTTACCGGCCCTGTTTATATTTCTGGCAGGCTGTACCGCTTCTAAATCTGAAATAACCATGAATGAGCTACGCCGGCAAATAACAGAAGCGTTAGAAAAGCAGGAAGGCACCTTTGCCGTAGCCTTCAAGGACCTGGCAACCGGCGAGGAACTGCTGCTAAACGAGCGGGAGACGTTCCATGCTGCCAGCACCATGAAAACACCCGTGCTGATAGAGGCTTACAAGCAGGCTGCGGAGGGAAGATTCTCTATGAAAGATTCTATTCTGATCAAGAATGAGTTCAGCAGTATAGTAGATGGCAGCCAGTTTAGCATCAGCGCCGGAGACGACAGTGAGCAGGAACTTTATACTTTAGTGGGCCAGAGAAGACCTATATCAGAGCTGCTCTACAAGATGATCATACAGAGCAGCAACCTGGCTACCAACATCATAATAGAGCAACTGGACGCCAAAAGAGTAACCCAGAGTATGCGCGAGCTGGGTGCCAGGGATATACAGGTGCTGCGCGGCGTGGAAGACATCAAAGCCTACGAGCAGGGGCTCAACAACACCACCACTGCCTACGACCTGCTGGTGATCTTTGAGCAGATAGCGGAAGGCAGCGCTGTAAGCCCGGAGGCTTCACAGGATATGATCGGCATCCTGCTAGACCAACGGCACCGGGAAATTATTCCCGCCAAGCTCCCCGGGGAGGTAAAAGTAGCCCACAAAACAGGCTGGATCACCGGCGTCCGCCACGACTCAGGCATCGTTATACTTCCCGACGGGCGAAAGTATGTGCTGGTGCTACTGTCTAAGGAGTTAAAGGATGACAAAGCTGGCATGGAAGCCATGGCGAATGTATCAGAACTGATTTACAAGTATGTAGCAGGAAAGCGGTAGCACGTGGAAGGTATAAGCAGCGAGGGCCTGTCGTTTGGAACGACAGGCCCTCGCTGCTTATACATAAAAAGTTTAGCGGTTACAGATTTCCCTTCTTCATCTCGCTGACGGCGTGGTCTACAGCCCTTGCCGTCAGGGCCATGTAAGTCAGCGAGGGGTTCTGGGTGGAAGTGGAGGTCATGCAGGCGCCATCGGTCACGAAAACGTTCTTACAGGCGTGCAGCTGGTTATACTTGTTCAGGAGCGAGGTCTTCGGGTCGTGGCCCATGCGCACACCGCCCATCTCGTGAATGTCGAGCCCCGGTGCCTGCTTCGAATCCACGGTCTTGATGTTGGTGAAGCCCGCCTTGGTGAACATCTCCGTCATCTGCTCGAGGTAATCGGCAACCATCTTCTCGTCGTTGTCGTCGTAGCCGATGTTGATGCGCAGGAGCGGCATGCCCCAGGCATCCTTCTGGTCCTTGTCCAGGCTTACCTGGCTCTCCTCCTTCGGGATGGTCTCTCCCATCATGTGCGAGCCTACTTTCCAGTTGCTCCACGTGGGGTTGAGCAGCTGCTCTTTCAGGTCCACGCCAAAGCCGGAGCGGTCCTCCACCTGGTAGCGGCGGGCCCCAAAGCCGGCGGCATACCCTCTCAAAAAGTCGGTTTCCTGTTTGTGCAGGTTGCGGAAACGCGGAATGTAGCCCCCATCGGATGGGTTACGACCAGCCGTAGCGTACTCAAGCAGCCCATCGTACTCAGCTGTAACCCTGGCCCGGTAATTATGGAAGGCTACATACTTGCCCAGCAGCCCGCTGTCGTTGCCCAGCCCGTTGGGAAACCTGGAGGAAATGGAGTTGAGCAGGATGTGATTGGTGTGCAGGGCCGAAGCGTTCACGAAAATGATTTTGGCATAGTACTCCGTCACCTCCTTGGTGTTGGCATCTACCACCCGCACGCCCGTCGCCTTTCCGGCCTTATCGTCGTAAATAACCGACTCCACCACCGAGAAGGGCCTGAGCGTCAGGTTGCCCGTGCGCTCGGCCCAGGGCAGCGTAGAGGAGTTACTGCTGAAGTAGCCGCCGAAGGGGCAGCCGCGCTGGCAGAGGGTGCGGTTCTGGCACTGCGCCCGGCCCTGGTCGAAGTGGATCTGGTTGGGCTTAGACAGGTGCGCGCAGCGGGCGCTGATCACGTGGCGATTGCCGTAGTGGCTTTTGAGCTGCTGGCGGAAATAATCCTCCACACTGTTCAAAGGGTAAGGAGGCAGGAAATCCCCATCAGGCAGCTCGGCGAGGCCGTCACGGTTGCCGGAGATGCCGGCGAACTTCTCTACATAGCTGTACCAGGGAGCTAGGTCCTTGTAGCGGATGGGCCAGTCCACGACAAAGCCGTCGCGGGCCGGGCCCTCAAAATCCAACTCACTCCAGCGCTGCGTCTGCCGTGCCCACAGCAGCGACTTGCCGCCCACCTGGTAGCCGCGGATCCAATCGAAGGGCTTCTCCTGTACATAGGGGTGCTCGGAGTCCTTGACAAAGAAGTGCATGGCGTCCTCGCGGAAGGCGTAGCAGCGGCTTACCACCGGCTCCTTCTCCCGTATCTCCAGGGGCACCTCCCCGCGGTGCTCGAACTCGTAGGGCATCTTGTTGGTGGTGGGGTAGTCGCGGTTGTGCTTCACGTCACGGCCCCGCTCCAGCACCAGGGTCTTCAGCCCCTTTTCGGTCAGTTCCTTGGCTGCCCAGCCCCCACTGATGCCCGAGCCAATCACAATCGCATCGTAGGTGCGCGCTTTCACGCTGTCTATGTTCAAATTCGCCATTAGCTTATCTGTGCTTCTGCTGTTACAGGATAGTAGGCCTCGTACCGGCCCGGCACCAACTCATAAACCCGGAGGGTGGTCATCACCAGCTCGGAGTTGAGGTAGCCTTTGATCGTTTCGCCTTTGAGGATGTTGTAAAAGGTGAGCACCTCCTGCGGTGCCTGCCCGGCGTTCACGCCAGCCATTACCTGCTGCCGCTGCTCCGGGCTACATTTGGTAAACCGCTTTCCCGTCTGCTCCTTGGTTAGCTCGGCAAAGGCAGCCATGCCCGACATGAACGTCTGCTGATCCTCCCTGGAATAGCAGTCGTCGAGCATGGTGAGCGTGAACAGGTGCAGCCCCATGTCCCTGGCCCCAGGGGTGTCGGTGGCGGGCAGGATCGTCTCCACTACCTCAGCCAGCAGTTCCTCCTGCTGGGCCGACACATCCAGGTGCTCCAGCGGGATAGAGGCCTTCCCTTCTTCCAGCACGCAGGAGGGCAGCACGGCCACGCCCCCCGCGAAAATCAACAGGCCCTTCACGGCCGATCGCCTATCCATTTATACTAAT is a window of Pontibacter kalidii DNA encoding:
- a CDS encoding sodium/sugar symporter — its product is MNFSTLDFIVFIGYCLLIIAVGIWVSREKKGHTKNATDYFLASKSLPWWAIGASLIASNISAEQFIGMSGSGFAIGLGIASYEFMAAATLIIVAKFFLPIYIKEGIFTMPQFLKLRYDDRIRTSLAIFWIMLYIFVNLTTVLYLSALALSVVLGVSTTYAIIGLAVVAVSYSIYGGLKAVAWTDVIQVIFLILGGLVTTYLALDAVSGGDGPLKGMGMLLEQVPEKFDMILSEENPFYKDLPGMTVLFGGMWIANISYWGFNQYIIQRALAAKSVKEVQWGLVFAAFLKLLIPLVVVIPGIAAFALNAEISRYDEAYPWLLGNLVPTGLKGLAFAALIAAALSSLSSMMNSTATIFTMDIYKSHLKKDASETQMVTVGRLVSLIAIIIAVLVAEPLLGGEEQIFQFIQKYTGYVSPGIVVLFVFGLFWKRATSNAALATAIASVPFSIIIDLTFPTMPFLDQMGLVFLLLSLLMVGYSLYENNVKGRYPEYTVAVDKALFKTDSIFNVTATAIIFVLAAVYIIFW
- a CDS encoding UDP-glucose--hexose-1-phosphate uridylyltransferase, with the translated sequence MSTFDLAEHPHRRYNPLTGEWVLVSPHRAKRPWQGQQEEQSCDTRPAYDPGCYLCPTNTRAGGEQNPAYEATYVFDNDFGALQASAPEGAYVVGDLIRAESERGICRVICFSPRHDLTLADMEASDIRQVVDLWQQEYAELGSRDFINYVQIFENKGAIMGCSNPHPHGQIWAQGTVPVEPAKETTQQGLYFEKHGRSLLADYVALELETRERVVAENEHFVALVPFWAVWPFETIIISRRHFQHIGQMTDEEKDGYAQIIKCLTAAYDRVFGVSFPYSSGIHQSPTDGQAYPGWHFHMHFYPPLLRSATVKKFMVGYEMMGNPQRDITPEAAANLLRGLVR
- a CDS encoding galactokinase, translated to MLQEIKDKFKELYGQDPLVVRSPGRVNLIGEHTDYNGGFVLPAAINKEIYFAVAPNNTNTFRAYAYDLQQEAAFDLGQVQPSGISWANYLLGVIAQLQKANYEVKGFDLVYGGNIPIGAGLSSSAAVECGLAYALNHIFGYKIPRFELVKMAQLAEHEYAGVKCGIMDQFASMYGRQDHAVKLDCRSLDFDYYHLEMADYRIVLCDTQVKHNLASSEYNTRRQECEAGVTLLQRHYPQVKSLRDVTVPMLELHQEEFESAVYKRCTYVVHENIRVEEACQALEQGNMKTFGEKMYASHRGLQHDYEVSCPELDFLVDQARDMESVLGARMMGGGFGGCTINIVKLDALQEFIKQMEEAYKLQFGIHLKTYVAEIVDGSSLV
- a CDS encoding glycoside hydrolase family 2 protein, which codes for MPDLPKTEFFRLFQLVCICGALLVAGCRSISGKQAATAALSMQRFNDDWEFVRDVDSAAVFAGQHRLTWEQVSLPHTARLEPILKTAQQWQGIAFYRKSFNLPAADKGKHIALKFEAAMQVADVYLNGRHIFRHLGGYLPFYVDISDHATYGQENVVLVKLNNEDNSKVAPGKPLADLDFNYYSGIYRNAYLVTKDKLHISDAVAANRVAGGGVLLRYGDVSKQAATLQVQTEVKNDHAGSREAQVRIILADSSGHKVGEALSESMAVQPGAFGTFRQSINITNPNLWSPDAPYLYTLVVELLQDGKVLDQQRIKTGVKTFRFAKDGFYLNGEKLYLRGTNRHQEYPYLGYALSDNANYRDAYKIKEAGFNFVRLSHYPQAPAFMEACDELGLLTMDALPGWQFFGDAGFQKNTLQDVRDMVRRDRNYTSVILWEASLNESGMTEAFMQQAHQAVHEELPFDHIYTCGWLDEVYDVFIPARQHAKAPDYWNKYGKDKPLLIAEYGDWEYYAQNAGFNQKAFANLKEEERTSRQLRGFGQKRLLQQALNYQEAHNSNLQGPAVGDANWLMFDYKRGYADDIEASGIMDIVRLPKFAYYFYQSQAGPDLDKHAVFHKPMVFIANYWNDPELMTVKVYSNCEEVELQLNGKTIARQQPDQDRNSTHLPHPPFTFEVPRYEAGTLTAIGYINNSTAATHAQKTPGKPAKLILHADYSGKKLQAGVNDAVFVYASVADAHGTVVPDAVNTVRFAVEGDAALVGTEVVEAEAGIAAILVKAGKQVGILKVQAQAEGLVAGSYTLEAVKEVK
- a CDS encoding serine hydrolase is translated as MNELRRQITEALEKQEGTFAVAFKDLATGEELLLNERETFHAASTMKTPVLIEAYKQAAEGRFSMKDSILIKNEFSSIVDGSQFSISAGDDSEQELYTLVGQRRPISELLYKMIIQSSNLATNIIIEQLDAKRVTQSMRELGARDIQVLRGVEDIKAYEQGLNNTTTAYDLLVIFEQIAEGSAVSPEASQDMIGILLDQRHREIIPAKLPGEVKVAHKTGWITGVRHDSGIVILPDGRKYVLVLLSKELKDDKAGMEAMANVSELIYKYVAGKR
- a CDS encoding GMC oxidoreductase, whose product is MANLNIDSVKARTYDAIVIGSGISGGWAAKELTEKGLKTLVLERGRDVKHNRDYPTTNKMPYEFEHRGEVPLEIREKEPVVSRCYAFREDAMHFFVKDSEHPYVQEKPFDWIRGYQVGGKSLLWARQTQRWSELDFEGPARDGFVVDWPIRYKDLAPWYSYVEKFAGISGNRDGLAELPDGDFLPPYPLNSVEDYFRQQLKSHYGNRHVISARCAHLSKPNQIHFDQGRAQCQNRTLCQRGCPFGGYFSSNSSTLPWAERTGNLTLRPFSVVESVIYDDKAGKATGVRVVDANTKEVTEYYAKIIFVNASALHTNHILLNSISSRFPNGLGNDSGLLGKYVAFHNYRARVTAEYDGLLEYATAGRNPSDGGYIPRFRNLHKQETDFLRGYAAGFGARRYQVEDRSGFGVDLKEQLLNPTWSNWKVGSHMMGETIPKEESQVSLDKDQKDAWGMPLLRINIGYDDNDEKMVADYLEQMTEMFTKAGFTNIKTVDSKQAPGLDIHEMGGVRMGHDPKTSLLNKYNQLHACKNVFVTDGACMTSTSTQNPSLTYMALTARAVDHAVSEMKKGNL
- a CDS encoding gluconate 2-dehydrogenase subunit 3 family protein: MDRRSAVKGLLIFAGGVAVLPSCVLEEGKASIPLEHLDVSAQQEELLAEVVETILPATDTPGARDMGLHLFTLTMLDDCYSREDQQTFMSGMAAFAELTKEQTGKRFTKCSPEQRQQVMAGVNAGQAPQEVLTFYNILKGETIKGYLNSELVMTTLRVYELVPGRYEAYYPVTAEAQIS